A region of Salmo salar chromosome ssa17, Ssal_v3.1, whole genome shotgun sequence DNA encodes the following proteins:
- the cct2 gene encoding chaperonin containing TCP1, subunit 2 (beta): MASLSMAPVNIFRQGADEEKAETARLSSFIGAIAIGDLVKSTLGPKGMDKILIGGGREGTVTVTNDGATILKAIGVDNPAAKVLVDMSKTQDDEVGDGTTSVTVLAAELLREAELLIAKKIHPQIIISGWRKATQAARQALKDAAVDHGNDQVKFQEDLLNISRTTLSSKLLTHHKDHFAKLAVEAVLRLKSSGNLEAIHVIKKLGGSLIDSYLDEGFLLDKKIGVNQPKRLENVNILIANTGMDTDKIKIFGSRVRVDSTAKVAEIEMAEKEKMKEKVERILKHGINCFINRQLIYNYPEQLFAAAGVMAIEHADFSGVERLALVTGGEITSTFDHPELVKLGHCKLIEEVMIGEDTLIHFSGVAMGEACTVVLRGATQQILDEAERSLHDALCVLAQTVKETRTVYGGGCSEMLMAKVVTDLALRTPGKEAVAMESFAKALRMLPTIIADNAGYDSADLVAQLRAAHQEGKTTMGLNMNQGTIGDMSEMGVTESFQVKRQVLLSAAEAAEMILRVDNIIKAAPRKRVPDHHPC, encoded by the exons ATG GCGTCCCTATCCATGGCCCCAGTGAACATCTTCAGGCAAGGAGCTGACGAGGAGAAAGCTGAGACAGCCCGTCTG TCGTCCTTCATCGGTGCCATCGCCATTGGAGATCTGGTGAAGAGTACCTTGGGACCAAAAGGAATG GACAAGATCCTTATCGGAGGTGGCAGGGAGGGAACTGTTACAGTCACCAATGATGGGGCCACCATCCTCAAAGCCATTGGAGTGGACAACCCCGCTGCCAAAGTGTTGGTTG ACATGTCCAAGACCCAGGATGATGAGGTTGGAGACGGCACCACCTCTGTCACAGTACTGGCTGCTGAACTTCTCAGG GAAGCTGAGCTCCTCATCGCCAAGAAGATCCACCCTCAGATCATCATCTCTGGCTGGAGGAAGGCCACCCAGGCAGCCCGCCAGGCTCTGAAGGACGCTGCTGTGGACCATGG TAACGACCAGGTGAAGTTCCAGGAGGACCTTCTGAACATCTCCCGCACCACCCTGTCTTCCAAGCTGTTGACCCACCACAAGGACCACTTTGCCAAGCTGGCCGTGGAGGCCGTGCTCCGGCTGAAGAGCTCCGGTAACCTGGAAGCCATCCACGTCATCAAGAAGCTAGGAGGCAGCCTCATCGACTCCTACCTGGACGAAG GCTTTCTGCTGGACAAGAAGATTGGTGTGAACCAGCCCAAGAGGCTAGAGAACGTCAACATCCTCATCGCCAACACTGGCATGGACACCGATAAGATCAAG ATCTTTGGCTCCAGAGTGCGTGTGGACTCCACGGCCAAGGTGGCTGAGATAGAGATGGCTGAGAAAGAGAAGATGAAGGAGAAGGTGGAGCGGATCCTCAAGCACGGAATCAACTGCTTcatcaacag ACAGCTGATCTACAACTACCCAGAGCAGCTGTTTGCTGCAGCAGGCGTCATGGCCATAGAACATGCTGACTTCTCTGGAGTGGAGCGCCTGGCTCTGGTCACAGGGGGAGAGATCACGTCCACCTTCGACCACCCTGAGCTGGTGAAGTTGGGCCACTGCAAGCTGATCGAGGAGGTGATGATCGGCGAGGACACTCTCATCCACTTCTCAGGAGTGGCCATGG GTGAGGCGTGTACTGTGGTGCTGCGTGGAGCCACACAGCAGATCCTGGATGAGGCTGAGAGGTCTCTCCATGATGCCCTGTGTGTCCTGGCTCAGACCGTCAAGGAGACACGTACCGTCTACGGAGGAG GCTGCTCTGAGATGCTGATGGCTAAGGTGGTGACAGACCTGGCCCTCAGGACACCGGGCAAAGAGGCTGTGGCCATGGAGTCCTTCGCCAAAGCTCTTAGAATGCTGCCCACCATCATCGCGGACAACGCCGGTTACGACAGTGCCGATCTGGTGGCCCAGCTGAGAGCTGCTCATCAGGAGGGGAAGACCACCATGGGTCTGA ATATGAACCAGGGTACCATCGGTGACATGTCAGAGATGGGGGTGACAGAGAGCTTCCAGGTCAAGAGACaggttctgctgtctgctgcggAGGCTGCAGAGATGATTCTCCGCGTCGACAACATCATCAAGGCTGCGCCCAG GAAGCGAGTACCAGACCATCACCCCTGTTAA